In Silurus meridionalis isolate SWU-2019-XX chromosome 29, ASM1480568v1, whole genome shotgun sequence, one DNA window encodes the following:
- the dazl gene encoding LOW QUALITY PROTEIN: deleted in azoospermia-like (The sequence of the model RefSeq protein was modified relative to this genomic sequence to represent the inferred CDS: deleted 2 bases in 1 codon): MCIYPYKAPGLDFQKRLSNGFILPEGKTTPNTLFVGGIDMKVEENEIREFFARFGSVKEVKIITYRGGICKGYGFVYFSEDVDIQTIIEQQVTFKGRKLKLGPAIMKERSSRETGSIQSPIIGSSQWVSPSPYVYCTCCPPSLVTPNVLSGSAQYVQPYSYPGFKEMIPQVPMNYAPTAYPYPYSLPQWCAEQRSRAMNQGFVDCGVQTLLTLL, encoded by the exons ATGTGCATTTATCCATACAAAGCTCCGGGTTTG GATTTCCAAAAACGCCTGTCAAACGGCTTCATCCTCCCGGAGGGAAAAACGACCCCCAACACGCTGTTTGTGGGAGGAATAGACATGAAG GTTGAAGAAAATGAGATCCGGGAGTTTTTTGCTCGGTTCGGTTCCGTGAAGGAGGTTAAAATCATCACATACCGCGGTGGGATCTGCAAAGG TTACGGTTTTGTGTATTTCAGTGAGGACGTCGACATCCAGACTATCATTGAA CAACAGGTTACTTTTAAAGGAAGGAAACTCAAACTGGGTCCTGCCATCATGAAGGAGAGAAGTTCCCGTGAGACAG GTTCGATCCAATCACCTATTATTGGTTCATCCCAATGGGTAAGCCCCTCCCCCTATGTGTACTGTACCTGCTGCCCACCCAGCCTGGTTACACCCAATGTGCTCAGTGGCAGTGCACAATATGTACAG CCATATTCTTACCCAGGTTTCAAGGAG ATGATCCCTCAAGTGCCTATGAATTATGCGCCGACAGCTTATCCCTACCCG TATTCCCTGCCACAGTGGTGTGCTGAACAGAGGTCAAGGGCTATGAATCAG GGTTTTGTGGACTGTGGTGTCCAGACGTTGCTGACACTTTTGTAG